A region of the Paracoccus pantotrophus genome:
ACATTGTTCATCGCGTGAATCCTCAAAGCGACCCGGTGTTCGTCAAATTCGCTCTAGATCACCGGTGGCGCAGCTGGATCAGAGCGTATCGTAAAGCGCGAAATCGCGCGCCATGACCTTGCGCAGCAGGCCTTCCTGCTCGGCCTGCAGGCTGACATCGACCGCCGGAGGCACGTTGACGCGGGGCAGGCTGATCGCGCAATCCAGTCGATCCTCGAGGAAATGGGTGAAGGCATCCATGTCCTCGTAGCGAAAGATGCGATCGACGCGATCCGCTTCCGCGGTCAGGAAATCCGCCTGGGCGCCGACGCGTGCGATGTCGGGCCCGGCGGGATCGGCATAGGCCTGCGCGAAATCAGCGAAGCTGAGCCCGATCATGGCGTGGCTCGGATCTTCCTCGTCGTCGCGCAGGCGAAAGCGGTACCAGCTGCGCAGCCATCCTATCGGCTCGCGCATCAGGGCGATGGTGGTGAATTTCTCGCCGGTGACGGAATGAAG
Encoded here:
- a CDS encoding sulfotransferase family 2 domain-containing protein encodes the protein MLIFWERRLVFLATPKAGSTAVETALEALANVAVQRPAELKHADLRTYRRHIEPWLHSVTGEKFTTIALMREPIGWLRSWYRFRLRDDEEDPSHAMIGLSFADFAQAYADPAGPDIARVGAQADFLTAEADRVDRIFRYEDMDAFTHFLEDRLDCAISLPRVNVPPAVDVSLQAEQEGLLRKVMARDFALYDTL